actttgcATAGTGATATTTCATCCTTCTCAGGAATCGAGAATGTCTACGACTTTTGTCTGTTGTTCATATCGATACACGCAACAAATAGGTCTACCCACTCCTGAGAAAAAGATGTCTTAACAGGACAGATAGTCGGATAAAAAAAGACAACAAAAAGTTTTTCGTGTAATGCAATTACAAAGTGGCAGTTCTTGGATTGGTTTTTCCTTTACCtttactgtgaaacattgcttctggCCGAATAACATGCTTCTAGGTTAACGGTAAGAACATTATAGGATTTGACGTGTAATTTTGTAggtatcaaaatttgtgacataagtggccgtatcttttgactacattgacttagaagcttcaatgtttTACACTGGCAAGAGACCTTAGATATAGATTTAAACTTGATATGTCAAACGGTCTCTGAGAAAAGGTGGTCTTCTGAGATTGACAGGCAGACAgtgggataacaaatgacaaaaaagaatatttttttcgtgtgatataattacaaattaacattttcggatttttccctttacttatactgtgaaaccttgcttcttgccaaatttcatgattctaggtcaacgggaagcatcCTGTAGGTTTTGCTGAGTGAGTTTGGGAGTATCAGAATTTGAGACACAAATGGCCGCATCTTTCGACTGCAGTGACTTAGAAGTTTCGATGTTTTACACGCccgagggaccgtagaccttaaaaTGTGACAGAAATTTCAAGTTGATGTCTACCAGTTCGTGACAGAAAGGGTTTTTACCCTCGGAAAGACAGACAGTCACCAAAGTCAACCTACAACGGTTCCATTTTTACCTACTGAAGTTCCGTAACCTAAAAGCGACATTTCTTCCCGGTCTCCCAAATAGTTTCTTTGGTTGTGCCTATGACGTCACAGGCTGGACGTATGAATAAGCAAACTAAAGCGTGGCGACCACGCTTCGCAGAAAGCGGCAACAGCGACGCTTCCGCGAAGGGGAGGGGTGGTTTCTGAAGCACCATGGGCTGCACGTTTTCAATGTTCGACTGCGCTCTCTGTGAGAAGCGCGAGCAACTGCTCGAAGACGGTGCCATCTGGTTCTCGGACCTTGCGGCGCTGGAAGCTACGGAGGCCTCTTCGCCTGGAGAGGCCGCAATGGCAGACACTGACGCGCCTATTGCCTCCCAGGCCAGCAGTGCGCCGGCTGGCCGTCGACGCGTAGTCACGTTTGCGCCGGACCTCGTGACTGTGTTTACGACAGCCCCGCTGGATGAACCGATGGCGGAAATCGAAGTGGTGGCGGACTTGCCGGAAACTTGCGCTGCTTCCAGAGACCCCCTCCGTCTCCTCCCATCGGAAGTACTCATCAGAATCGTCAGGTTTGTGACAGTACTAAATCGTGGACACACCGCACGTTATGCAGTCAAATATTGTTgcgtaaaaaagaaaaagaatcgcCTGGCAATCCCAAACCGAAGCTTAACATGAACGTAAATAGCATAGTTCTAACCTTCCGCTCACATCGCTTTGTAGGGTTTCATCGTTAGACGGAGGATCATGAACACTCCGTAAGACGATGCGGAGATGTTCGTGTTAATCCACTAGTTCATTTTATTTCCCTGTAAGGCACAACCAGTTATACTATACCCAgtctgttatttttttttctttggccaAGCATCACAATTGCGAAAGATTTCTGAActgaccacattttcctgttaccggCTATAATGGGATTTTCAAACGGTAACTGACGTGGCCGGACACGAGCAGACTAAGACGCGCAGCCACCAGCATATGACAAGCTAACACAATAGTAAGCATTGGTTCGTCAGAAGCTGGTGGCTCAACAGCTTGGTGGCTAATGTTCGTGCACGTAAACTAAGGCTTCAGAATCGCATAATAGCCGAAATTTGCCAGTAAAGGATAATTACTCGAATGCTGAAAACTGAGACGGTTCTACTATCCCTGTTTGTTCCCTTCAGGTCAATGCAATCTTGACTACCAATATGTTGGTCAAATACTAGATCACTTGTTTCTGTTCCGTAATGAAAGTTCGTTACCTACACCAAACAAAACgtgttttcatttctttcctctaGGATAGTCTGACGAATTTTGAAACAATCGCCCTTCTGAGACAAGCCCGGTTGGGGTTTGTCCGTCAATGTCGAGGTAGTTAGACAAACCGCAAGCTTGGACTGaaaacaggatttttttttgttaatgaacGGTACTGACATCGATTGGTGCTTTCAGAAACTCTGAAAACATGATGCGGCTGTTTCACTTCCATTGATCTGTCAAGAAAGCGCAAGCTGACCGGAGCACAGAGATAAGGAAACAATCGTTTATATTTCTTCTACCGTACGTTTAAATGTGAATGAACTGCGTTACCTATGTTACGTCGTTGAAGCATTTAATCAACTGTACATCAATTTTATTTGCTCAT
The Schistocerca gregaria isolate iqSchGreg1 chromosome 1, iqSchGreg1.2, whole genome shotgun sequence genome window above contains:
- the LOC126346516 gene encoding uncharacterized protein LOC126346516 isoform X1 gives rise to the protein MGCTFSMFDCALCEKREQLLEDGAIWFSDLAALEATEASSPGEAAMADTDAPIASQASSAPAGRRRVVTFAPDLVTVFTTAPLDEPMAEIEVVADLPETCAASRDPLRLLPSEVLIRIVSLLDDESLLRISMASPKLADVSRHQPVVRRRIEKQIALEMAKVEEDSDACKDLWSHVIYMWEARCPFIFKFKRPVHDNDNDMLNDLNKD
- the LOC126346516 gene encoding uncharacterized protein LOC126346516 isoform X2, with the protein product MGCTFSMFDCALCEKREQLLEDGAIWFSDLAALEATEASSPGEAAMADTDAPIASQASSAPAGRRRVVTFAPDLVTVFTTAPLDEPMAEIEVVADLPETCAASRDPLRLLPSEVLIRIVSLLDDESLLRISMASPKLADVSRHQPVVRRRIEKQIALEMAKVEEDSDACKDLWSYFDSGYSFADLHYASRLGRTSISKIM